The Anolis sagrei isolate rAnoSag1 chromosome Y, rAnoSag1.mat, whole genome shotgun sequence genome contains a region encoding:
- the LOC137095335 gene encoding structure-specific endonuclease subunit SLX4-like → MGDSEDEFRQQQQQQRCRQAGKGLAPPAEGKRKRGGSSRDASSKRRRRAKGGEEEEADLQLALALSRSLRPEEGEAADRKQRPLEAEARKRRRKGTSGAGRGHCRKAPCSPPPLLLPQDPTKTLQETEARVALLLLRPEAAPPPRTPPLPSSRLWEAQQSGEGAPWPLGAWWGLSALTGGSLPEQDCCATGPIFQVPLLTEQGSEPEPTGKDCISPEPKPPQACDPSREVAGSQEGPLRDLEDLAGEGLTLTQWGLDAQRGPGQEREAPGDAPQETSIHLQEEEGKVNSLATAFGAMVNNPHLSDVQFQVDSGEVVYAHMFVLYARCPELLELVDRTGFAVAEDGGAETRRLLLSDVPAEAVTIFLRFLYAADPRVPLHLQSHVGALAARFGVQDLVALCRRCHGSRVAGGEEGSLGNPGGGDDGDDDGEEEDRAETFEGLLESMWLEEEEKEEAFPNLAAQEGSSTKTVGEEELEEIYQFAATQRASSGRGRRKEREEEAQGEDHQGARWPGCSVGCPPSREGLEPPTLPHSSDALRPMQKMPVADAPLGPDGPLRGSVMALRGPVAPVSASLPGPIRRRSPSSSSFSSSSSPKVPRSHQGEALFGARPLPGSLDPIVVLDSDEEPERGPSQDRDIAGEDLVVLGLRGPPSDSQERLRLSTSDEEGSSRGGRTLVPDTPLPRKPGQASDSDVSASHGPETWAGPVSPGTPSPKILSPTSCGPLPSSPPLPGSPPCFQDEVVVVDDSEEEGEDGGSPFASTGGSVAGGCRKRGCGDSDSSDPFPLTQRSPSPSTADTSFGREERVPLLPPLTPVTPMPSYSAMATPELKTELKRFGVRALPKRQMVLKLKEIFQFTHPVKSVSAASPVAPLHCPAGAIQESQRPALHGLQRGLPVGPALGSNSDARDGPSSPPASQASTGSSVAASYSSSSAEFETTWLEEEEEAAAALIPASQVLTREESNLEAFRHHIRSSPALCRRILLYQPIELATLQAELKQSGVRIAAGKLLDLLDAHGITFTTAEARREVRERRGLAGRRRKRR, encoded by the exons ATGGGCGACTCGGAGGACGAGTTCcgccagcaacagcagcagcagcgatgCCGGCAGGCGGGGAAGGGCTTGGCTCCCCCCGCGGAAGGGAAGCGGAAGCGTGGCGGCTCTTCCCGGGACGCTTCCTCCAAGCGGCGCCGGAGGGCAAAaggcggagaggaggaggaggcggatcTTCAGCTCGCACTGGCACTTTCGCGCTCCCTCCGCCCGGAAGAAGGGGAGGCGGCAGACCGGAAGCAGCGCCCCCTGGAGGCGGAGGCCAGGAAGCGCAGGAGGAAGGGGACTTCCGGAGCAG GGAGGGGCCACTGCCGGAAGGCCCCCTGCTCTCCGCCTCCCCTGCTGCTGCCGCAGGACCCGACCAAGACCCTACAGGAGACGGAGGCCCGTGTAGCTTTGCTGCTGCTGCGCCCCGAGGCAGCGCCGCCACCCCGCACCCCTCCGCTGCCCTCCAGCCGCCTCTGGGAGGCCCAGCAGTCTGGGGAAGGGGCCCCGTGGCCCCTGGGAGCCTGGTGGGGACTCAGCGCCTTGACGGGAGGCTCCCTCCCAGAACAGGACTGCTGTGCTACAGGCCCCATTTTCCAGGTGCCGTTGTTAACGGAGCAG GGGTCTGAGCCGGAGCCTACAGGGAAGGATTGCATTTCACCAGAACCCAAGCCTCCTCAGGCATGCGATCCAAGCAGGGAAGTGGCCGGCAGCCAGGAGGGGCCCCTGCGGGACTTGGAGGACCTGGCTGGAGAGGGCCTGACCCTCACCCAGTGGGGCCTGGATGCCCAGCGGGGGCCAG GGCAAGAACGAGAGGCACCAGGGGATGCCCCTCAGGAGACGTCCATCCACTTgcaagaagaagaggggaag GTCAACTCATTAGCCACTGCCTTTGGGGCCATGGTTAACAATCCCCACCTGAGTGACGTCCAATTCCAGGTGGACAGCGGGGAGGTCGTCTATGCCCACATGTTTGTGCTCTATGCCCGGTGCCCAGAACTTTTGGAACTT GTGGACCGTACAGGGTTTGCCGTGGCTGAAGACGGAGGTGCGGAGACCCGGCGCCTGCTGTTGAGTGACGTTCCGGCAGAGGCTGTGACTATCTTCCTGCGGTTCCTCTATGCAGCTGACCCCCGGGTCCCGCTCCACCTGCAGTCCCACGTGGGAGCCCTGGCTGCCAG GTTCGGAGTGCAGGATCTGGTCGCTCTGTGCAGACGTTGCCACGGGTCCCGGGTGGCTGGAGGGGAAGAAGGCAGCCTTGGGAATCCTGGAGGCGGtgatgatggagatgatgatggTGAAGAGGAGGACAGGGCTGAGACCTTTGAGGGGCTCCTGGAGTCAATGTGgctggaagaagaggagaaggaagaggcctTTCCGAACCTGGCAGCCCAAGAGGGGAGCAGCACCAAAACCGTGGGCGAAGAAGAACTGGAAGAGATCTACCAGTTTGCTGCCACCCAACGCGCCTCTTCTGGCCgaggcagaaggaaggagagggaggaggaagcccAGGGTGAGGACCACCAAGGGGCAAGGTGGCCAGGCTGCTCTGTTGGTTGCCCTCCCTCCAGAGAGGGACTAGAGCCCCCTACTCTGCCTCACTCCTCAGATGCTCTCCGGCCAATGCAGAAAATGCCTGTTGCGGATGCTCCCTTGGGGCCAGATGGGCCGCTGAGGGGATCTGTCATGGCACTTCGTGGCCCTGTTGCGCCTGTGTCTGCCTCCTTGCCAGGCCCAATCAGGAGGagatccccttcctcctcctccttttcctcctcttcctctcctaaGGTGCCCCGCAGTCATCAGGGGGAAGCCCTCTTTGGTGCAAGGCCTCTGCCTGGGAGTCTGGACCCAATTGTGGTGCTGGATTCAGATGAAGAGCCAGAGCGTGGGCCTTCTCAGGACAGAGACATTGCTGGGGAAGACTTGGTAGTCTTGGGGCTCCGTGGTCCCCCAAGTGACAGCCAAGAGCGGCTGCGGCTGAGCACCAGCGACGAGGAGGGCAGCAGCAGAGGTGGGAGGACGCTTGTGCCGGACACCCCTCTGCCCAGGAAGCCCGGCCAGGCGAGTGATTCTGATGTCAGTGCCAGTCATGGGCCTGAGACTTGGGCAGGTCCCGTGTCGCCAGGGACACCGTCTCCAAAGATCCTGTCTCCCACTTCCTGCGGGCCTCTGCCCTCGTCGCCCCCTTTGCCTGGCAGCCCTCCTTGCTTCCAGGATGAAGTGGTGGTTGTGGATGACAGCGAGGAGGAAGGTGAAGATGGGGGCAGCCCTTTCGCCAGCACAGGAGGGTCAGTGGCTGGAGGATGCAGGAAACGAGGCTGTGGGGACTCTGACAGCAGCGACCCTTTCCCTCTCACCCAGAGGTCCCCGTCACCGTCAACCGCCG ACACCTCCTTTGGGCGTGAGGAGAGGGTGCCGCTTCTGCCGCCCCTGACCCCAGTCACCCCAATGCCCTCCTACTCAGCCATGGCGACCCCAGAGCTGAAAACGGAACTGAAGAG GTTTGGGGTCCGGGCTCTTCCCAAACGCCAGATGGTCCTTAAGCTGAAGGAGATCTTCCAGTTCACGCACCCAGTGAAGAGCGTGAGCGCTGCCTCCCCAGTGGCTCCACTGCACTGTCCAGCTGGGGCCATCCAGGAGAGCCAGAGGCCAGCCCTGCATGGCTTGCAGAGGGGGCTACCCGTGGGGCCTGCCCTTGGAAGCAACAGCGACGCCAGGGACGGCCCCTCCTCTCCCCCGGCTTCCCAGGCGTCCACTGGTTCCTCTGTGGCCGCCTCCTACAG tTCTTCTTCGGCAGAGTTTGAGACCACCTggctggaagaagaggaggaggcggcagcGGCGTTGATACCGGCCTCTCAAGTTCTCACCCGTGAGGAGTCCAATCTGGAGGCCTTCCGACACCACATCCGCTCCTCGCCAGCCCTTTGCCGTCGGATCCTGCTCTATCAACCCATTGAGCTGGCTACACTGCAGGCAGAGCTGAAGCAAAGCGGGGTCAGGATTGCAGCAGGGAAGCTGCTAGACCTCCTGGATGCCCACGGCATCACCTTCACTACAGCCGAGGCGCGGAGGGAGGTCCGCGAGAGGAGAGGACTGGCGGGGAGGCGCCGGAAACGGAGGTGA